The nucleotide sequence GCGCCTCGGCATACAGGCGGTAACCTTCGCCGGAGGCAGCATGGAACGCCGTCGGGTTGCCGTTGGCGAAACTGCCCAGCAACCCGCGCACCCGGTTCGGCACACGCCAGTCAAAGTCCGCGTGCGCGAGCAGCGCACGCACCTGTGCCAGGGTCTGTTCGCCGGGCACAGTGGCCTGTACCGCGAACCACTGGTCCATCACCAGTGCCTCGTCGTGCCACCGGGCAGCAAAGTCAGCCAGCGCCTGTGCGGCGCCCGGCAGGCGGTAATGCACCAGCAGCCGCAGTGCGCCAAGTTGATCGGTCATGTTGTCCGCATCGCGGCACAACGCCTCCAGGTGCGAGGCGACCCGCTCATCGGCGGCAGCGGCCAGATAGGCCAGCGCCCGGTGTCGCAGGCTGCGCTTGCCAATATCGGCGGCGCTCGGCCGGTATGGCCCGGGGGTCAGGCAGGCCTGGCCTGCCTGCCACCACTGCCTTGCCAGTTGCCGACCCAGCTCAGCCTGCAAGGCACCGCGTGCAGCGTGTATCCGGTCCGGTTCCAGCACATCCAGGCGGTCACCGATGGCAACCTCGCCTGGCAGCGTCAATAACAGCGCCGCTTCGGCCGGGTCATCCATGGCACGCGCCAGCACCTGCTCCAGCGCCGGCCGCAGCGCCGCCGCTTCCGCCTCTGCGGCGGACGGATCGGCCAGCAGCCGCGTCACAGCAGCGTGATACAGCCGCTGCGCGGCATCCCAGCGGCAGTACCCGTCGCTGTCGTGGGCCAGCAGGAAGTGCAGCTGTGCCGGCGAGAAGTCGTAGCGCAGTTCCACCGGCGCGGAGAATCCACGCAGCAGGGAGGGCACTGGCGCCTGCGTGCCCGGCACGGCGAACGCGAAGGTCTGTTCGGCCTCGGTCAGCACCAGCACGGTTTCCGTGTTGCCGTCGGCGTCCAGCGGCAAGGCGGCGCCGTCCGCGCCCAGCAGCGCCAGCTTGACCGGAATCATCAGCGGCAGCTTGTCCGGCTGGCCCGGCGTCGGTGGCGTGGACTGGCGCAGCGTCAGCCGGTACTCGCCATCGGCAAACGTATCGCTGGCTTCCAGCCGGGGCGTACCGGCCTGGCTGTACCAGCGGCGGAACTGCGTCAGGTCGATACCGCCGGCTTCAGCCATGCAATCGACAAAGTCATCGGTGGTCACCGCCTGGCCATCGAAGCGGCTGAAATACAGGTCGGTCCCGGCACGGAAGCGCTCCGGCCCCAGCAGGCCATGCTGCATGCGCACCAGTTCTGCGCCCTTCTCGTAGATGGTGACGGTGTAGAAGTTGTCGATCTTCTGATATTCCGCCGGGCGCACCGGGTGCGCCATCGGTCCCTGGTCCTCAGGAAACTGCACCGTGCGCAGCATGTCCACGTCTTCCACCCGTTTCACGGCGATGGAGTTCATGTCGGCAGAGAAACTCTGGTCGCGGAACACCGTGAAGCCTTCTTTCAGGCTGAGCTGGAACCAGTCGCGGCAGGTCACCCGGTTGCCGGACCAGTTGTGGAAGTATTCGTGTGCCACCACCGCCTCGACGCGCTGGAAGCCGGCATCGGTGGTGGTCTTCGGGTGCGCCAGCACGCACGCGGTGTTGAAGATGTTCAGGCCCTTGTTTTCCATGGCGCCCATGTTGAAGTGGCTGACGGCGACGATCATGTAGATGCCGAGGTCGTATTCCAGCCCGTAGGTCTGCTCATCCCAGGCCATCGCCGCCTTCAGCGACGCCATGGCATGGTCGAGCTTGTCCAGATCGCGCTCTTCGGCATAGATCTGCAGGGTAATCTCGCGGCCGGAGCCGGTCCGGTAACGCTCTTCCAGGCAGGCCAGGTCGCCGGCCACCAGGGCAAACAGGTAACAGGGTTTCGGGAACGGGTCTTCCCAGGTCACCCAGTGGCGGGCGCCCTCCTCGCCCCGCGCCACCGGGTTGCCATTCGACAGCAGCACCGGGAAACGCACCTTGTCGGCACGCACGGTGGTACTGAAGCGGCTCAGCACGTCCGGGCGATCCGGGAAGAACGTGATGCGTCGAAACCCTTCCGCTTCGCACTGGGTACAGAACATGCCACGCGACACGTAGAGCCCTTCCAGCGCTGTGTTGCGCTGCGGCTCGATGATGACCTGCGTGGCCAGCGTGAAGGTATCCGGCATGCCCCGCAGCACCAGCTGCTCGCCGTCATAGCGCCAGGCCTCTTCCGCCAGCGGCTCACCGTCCACCGACAGGGCTTCCAGCGTCAGGCCGACACCGTCGAGCACGCAGTCGGCACCGGCCGGCGCATCCGGGTGCCGGCGCAGCGCCAGCGTGGCATTGACCCGGGTGTGCTCATCAAACAGGTCCACGTCCAGGTGCACCTGGCCCACCAGATAAGCCGGCACCTGATAATCCACCAGCCGGATCGGGGTGCCCGGTTGTCCATCACGCATGGTCGTCTCCTTTCGCCGGGCGCAGGCTGACCGGCTGTTCCGGGTGGTCATGGCTGTCGCAATCCGGCTGCGGCACATGGCCGGTGCGCTCATGCTCGGGGACATTGTTGCGGATTTCCCAGGCCAGCACCGCCTGAAGGCTCAGTTCACGCTGCTCCGGGGTCAGCCGGCGGCCATCGGGCCAGCGGCCGGTTTCCACGGCCCGGCGCATGTTGTGCCAGACCTCCATACTCATGCCGTCGATCATGGCAGCGAAACTTTGCGGGGAATGTTCTTGCGTCATCAATGGCATCTCGCAGACAGAATGCGTCGGTCAGCCGTCACCCAGGCGGTTGCTCCAGCCCAGTTTCGAACGGCAGGCCTCGTAGAAATCATGGCCCGGCGGGTGCAGCAGTTTCAGCCGCTGGGGTTTCTTGCTGATGCGTATTTCGTCGTCCAGCTGCACACGCACGCCATCCTGGCCGTCACAACTCACCAGGGGATGCAGCTTGTGGGTGGTGACACGTATGCGGATATCGCTGTTGCCATCCACCACCAGAGGACGGCTGGTCAGGGTATGGGGATTCATCGGCACCAGCACAATGGCATCCAGACGCGGGTGCATGATCGGCCCGCCGCCGGAAAGCGCGTAGGCGGTGGAGCCGGTCGGCGTGGAAATGATCAGGCCATCGGAGCGTTGTTTGTAGACAAACAGCCCGTCGATGAACAGCTCGAATTCGATCATGTGCACGCTGTCACCAGACAGCAGCACCACGTCATTGAGGGCGCTGCCATGCCCGATCGCCGCGCCACCGCGCCGTACCTCCATATCCATCAGGAAGCGGTACTCGGTGGTGAATTCACCGTCGAGCACCTGCCCGACACGGGTTTCCAGTTCGGAGGGCAGGATATCGGTCAGAAAACCGAGCCGGCCACGGTTGATGCCCAGCAGTGGCACGTCGAATCCGGCAAAGGTGCGCGCCGCACCCAGCAGCGACCCGTCGCCGCCGACCACGATCACCAGATCACAGGACTGGCCGAGCTGCTTGCGGGTGCCGCCCTGCAGCCCCATATCGCCCAGCTCATTGAGCAGCGCCTTCTCGACAATGATGTGGCAACCACGCTGCTGCAGGAAATGCACCAGTTGCCGCAGGGAGTACAGGGCCTGCTCGCTGCCGGCACGCGCCACCAGACCAATATTACGAAACATCTCGCGTGCCACCCGGGTACCTCTGTATGTGGTTTGCGCAGACACGACACCACGCCGGCCACAGGCCGGGCAACGGGCGTTCGCCGCCAGATGATACCAGTGAACAGGGGTGAATGTACCGGGAGCCGATGCTCCGGGAGCCGATGCCTCGGGGAGCAATGCTCCGGGGGCCGAGGACGGCCCCGGGCAGGATGAAGCTCAGGATGCGTGGGCAAGCAATGCCGGGTTGCCGTGGAGGCCGCCCTCCACGACCTGCACTTCAATGCCGGCATTGCGCAGCAGAAACACTGCCGACACACTGCGGCGGCCGGTATCACAGTAGGCAATATAGGGCCGCGACGGGTCCAGCAACCGGCTTTTCAGGCGCAATACACTCAATGGCATGTTCAGCGCCCCCGGCAGGTGCTGCTGCTCATATTCGTCCGGCGTGCGCACGTCCAGCCAGCGGGCCCCGGACGCGACGCGCTGCACCGCGTCGTTGACGTCGATCTGGTCCACCAAAGGCTCACGCAGCAACTGGTCGAAATCCGGGCGGTCCAGCCGCATCAGCACACCGTCGGTAGCCATGCTGACGGTGGCATTTCGCGGCGCCCCGGACAACAGTGCCTCTTCGCCGAACCACTGGCCGGTCTCCAGGATTGCCACCGGCGTGCTTTCAAAGGCACCGGCCACCTGGACCGACACCTCGCACATGCCTTCCTTGATGATGAAGCAGCAATCGGCGTCATCCCCCTGGCGGATGATCACATCCCCGGCCTTGTGCTTGCGCTGCTTGAGGCGCCGGAAGATCTCGAAAATATTGCCCGGCGGCACACGATAGAACAGCTTTGATCGCAGCAACCGCAGCATCCATTCCCGATCACTCTCGTAGGCGGGGTTGGCATTGATGTCCAGCATGACGTAGTTGACGGACTGGTCCCAGGCCAGCAAGGCATCCAGCCGGCTGCTGTCGAAACACACTACCGACACGTCCCCCACCGCCCGCGCCTGGCTGCGGCGGGGTTGAAAATGGTCCAGGGGGTGCCAGGATTCGACACCTCCTGCACCCACCAACTGACATTCTCCGTCACTTCCGGTCAGCGCCACTTCGCCGCTGAGCAGGTAAATGGTGGTAGTGTCACGCTCCCCTGCCTCGAAAATCAGTTCCCCCGGCGCATAACTGCGCACTTCCTGCAGATCGAGCAAGCGGTCCAGGTGTTCGCTGCTGAGCGCATTCACGGGCACAAACGTCTGTAAAAGGCGCTTATCTATCGACTGGCCCTGGGACATGCGGTTGTTCTCCTTCTTGCAGTCCGTTACTTCGGCCGGTGCGGGGCGGGCCATACATCACATCTTTTCCCCAAGGCGCGCCATCGCCCGCCCCGCATTTACCGGCCAGCAAACTCGTTATGAACAGGTATAAAGCAGAAAACGTACCAACCGGCAGCCCTGGCCACCGGCCTGGTCCGATTATTTGAACTTCAGCACATTATCGATGGCGGCGTCCGAACGGCAGTGCGGGCACCGGTTCGAGTTGCGGTCAGAGACACCGGGCTTGAACTGGTTCGGCACATCGACCCGGATGACCCGCTTGCCGCAGGATGCACCTTCGCCGGTGGACACCTGGCAGACCGGGTTTTCGTAGTGACGCAGCCAGGCGCGGTAGTGCTCTTCGGTGACCAGGCACTTGCGCGCGGCGAACGCGATGGGATTCTGCATGTAATCGGAAATTTCCTGGGCACTGATGGAGACGTGCCCCGCCCCCGGATGGAAAGCGATAAAGTTCAGGCCCAGCGCCTGCAGTTTCTCCAGCAGTTTCTGCGCACCACTGTTGGCCATCTTGATCTGCTCGCGCCGGGCTTCCTGCAGTGCATCTTCCAGCGTCGCGATCTTTTCCTCGCGGTCCAGCACTTCCAGTTCCTTGCTGTGCATCTGCTCGGTCAGGCGGGCGCGCTCCTCTTCCAGGCGTTGCGCCAGCGCGCGCCGGTACTGCTCGGTGAGGATTTCGATTTCGCCGCCCTGGGAAGCATGCTGGCGAGCCTGGTCTTCCAGGCTGCTGTGCAGTGAATCCACCTGCTCCTTGAGCGAGACATTCTGCTCTTTCAACGCCGCGTTCTGTGATTTCAGCGTCTTGAACTGCATCAGCACCTTTTCAAGCTGGGTACTGAGGATTTCTTCCTTCTGCTGGTGTGCATAACGCAATTGCGCCACTTCGTCACGGTGCTTGCTTTCCATCGTCTGCACCCGCAGGCGCAGTTCCTTGATGGCGCGCGCCAGGCGCATGCGCTCCTGCTCGGAATGACGTGCAGAGGATGCCGCAGCAGCGGTTTCCGAGACGGTGGGAATGCGCTCACCGACGACAGGCACAGGGGCGGCGGGTACCGGCGCAACCACCGGTGGCGGCGCAGACTCGTCCACGAACAGCCCCATCTTGCGGCCGCGTTCGCGCAATGTGTCGCGGATAAAGACGAAATCGTTGGCACCCGGCTTCATGCCCGGGTCCCAGAGCTGTTCCTGGTGCCAGGCCACCGGGCACTGGCTGCGGCAGGCAAGGCGGATTGGCCCGGCGCCCATATCAGGCCCGGGGCCTGCGTGCTCAACCAGATGGCGCAGCGGAATGTTCCAGGAGGTATCGGCCATGCCGTCTTCATCGAAATCGATCAGGAACAGCACGATGCCCATCACCTGCAGGCGGGCGTCCACCAGCGCGTAGGCACCCCGCACTTCCGTATCGGTGAATTCGGGCACCCCGACCATGCCGTCGAGAATCGCCTCGAAATCGGAATAGAGCATACTCTTGGTGATGCCGCGTTCATCAAAGAACAACACGGCCTCGGAGGTCACTGACGACATGCTCATCATGGAGTCCTTTATTATTGGCCAGGCGAGGCGACTGCGTTCCCCACTGCACCCTGCACCACCGCATACGGCAGGTGGCACAACACGACCTGTCACTGGCTGCCGATTATAGTCGGCCACTTTTTGAAGAGTGTGACTTGGATTGCAGATAAAGAAAAGTTAGACCAGAGAGTAACGGCACTCTGCCCTCACCCGCCCCGGGAGGCACCAGGCCTGGCCGGAAAAGCGGTTGGGAACAGTCGGTATTGCGGAAAGGGAAATCGGGGTGATGCGGAAGGAAGCTGAGGCTTGCGGGACGCAGACGGGCAGACTACAGCTCGAAGCCGTCGTCTTCACCGTCGTCGTCCTGGTCGTCCAGGCTTTCCAGCCACAGGCGCTCTTCGAGGCGCTCGTCGATCAGTTCGTCCATTGGTGTTCTCCTTGTTGTAGGTTGTTTCGGGTTCAGACCGGCACAGGTACCGGTACGCCTGCATCATGCACTGCGTTTTGTGACAGGAGAATGAATACAGAAGTTCCGCCGCACAGGTAAAGCGGAAGGGTGTAACGGGAAGTATCAGGGGTAACACGGGAAGATGAGGATGAAAGTTTCAAGAGTGGCGGAGCGGACGGGACTCGAACCCGCGACCCCCGGCGTGACAGGCCGGTATTCTAACCAACTGAACTACCGCTCCACTCTTGAACCTTTCCTGACGGACTGTTGGGAAACAGGCTGCCAGTTAAAACTGGTGGGTGGTGACGGGATCGAACCGCCGACCCTCTGCTTGTAAGGCAGATGCTCTCCCAGCTGAGCTAACCACCCGAAAGAGGCCGCCATTCTAGGGAATTCGGCCGGGCTGTCAACGCTTTTTATGACCAAAATAAAAAAAATCCGCGAGGACTGCCTGTTAAATCATCAACGCCGCTAAGTCCGCGCAAAACATGAACAAATTGCCTGTTTTTTGTGCTTCCACGACACGCTATCAAGGCCTGTATCAGGCCCTTCAGGTGCGCGCTGCGCTGGCTTCCAGTTCCTCTATATAGGCACGGGCCACGTCCAGGCTGGGGAACCGCTGCGGCAGCGTCTCCCCCTGTCTGTCAGCCACCAGATAGTGCCGTATGCGCAGGCTGTGGGAGGTCGGGTCCAGCTCCCCCTCCTCCAGGATGGTGTAGCCGGTCTTGCCCCAGGGGAATACGTTACCGATCACCGCGCGCTCCCTGTCCGGCCAGTGCCACCGCTTCCTCACCGACTACCCGGCGTGCAATCAGCCGGGCCAGGTCTTCCAGTTGCAAGCTGCCCTGCTGGTCAAACCAGGTATTGGTCCAGCTCGCCATCCCGGTGATCAGGCGCCGCATCAGGAACTCGTCGTCGTGGAAATAACCCGCTGCACGCAGGTCCCTGAGCACATCCAGCCACAGCCCTTCGTAAATGTCACGCAGCGCGAGCGCCTGGGCCTGCTTCGCCGGCGACAGGCAGCGCCACTCGTAGACCAGCACGCTCATGGCTTCCCGGGTATCACCGATGATGGACTGCAACTCGCCCCGAACCAGCGCCAGCAGGCGATCCACCGGCGCCTCAACCCCATCGACCGCCCGCTGCAAGCGCTCTGTATTGAAGCGGATCACCTCTGCCATCACGGCAAACAGAATGTCTTCCTTGGTCGGGAAATGGTGGAAGATGCTGCCACTCTGAATGCCCACCTCACGGGCAATGTCACGCACCGTGGTACGGTCAAACCCCTTATCGCGAAACAGACGTGCAGCCGCGGAGAGCAGCTTGCCGCGTGGCGAATCGTCCATCCCGTTGATGCGTTGTGCCTGGGTCATGCCCGCCACCCTGGTAAAGCCGTCGAATGCAGGCGCCATTATCGGCGCCACCTGGCTGGCTGCAAGTATCGTCTGGCGCACCTGACCGTTTCGCTCAGCACGGTGTTTCCGGTCAGTGTGACGCCCTGGCGACCTCTTTACAGACCAAGCGCTTGCTTGGTAGCTTACCGAAGCATCAGGAGCCGGCACAAGCCGAGGCTCCGCAGATCCGCCGACAGGAGCAGGCTATGACATCCGCACCCATTCGTATCGGCTGCGCCGCCGGGTTCTGGGGCGACACCAATACCGCCGCCTTCCAGCTGGTGCGCCAGGCCCGCCTTGATTACCTCGTGTTCGATTATCTCGCCGAAGTCACCCTGTCCATCATGGCCGGCGCACGCATGAAAGACCCGGGCATGGGCTACGCCCACGATTTCGTCACCCAGGTAATGGCCCCGCTGGCAAAAGAGATCAAGCAACAGGGCATCCGTGTGATCAGCAATGCCGGCGGCGTCAATCCGCAGGCATGCCGCAAGGCACTGGAAGAGGCATTTGCCGCCGCAGGCGTGGACATGAAGATCGCGCTGGTGGAAGGCGACGACCTCAACAGCCGGCGCGGTGAGTTCCAGGACGCCCGTGAAATGGAAACCGGCGCCCCGCTACCGCCCTTTACCGTGACCATGAATGCCTACCTCGGCGCGCTGCCAATCAAGGCCGCGCTGGATGCCGGTGCCGACATCGTGCTGACCGGCCGCATTGCCGACTCGGCGCTGGCGCTCGGCCCGCTGATGCACGAATTCAACTGGTCGGAAACCGACTACGACAAACTGGCACAAGGCTCGCTGGCCGGCCACGTGATCGAATGCGGCGCGCAGTGCACCGGTGGCAATTTCACCGACTGG is from Isoalcanivorax pacificus W11-5 and encodes:
- the pepN gene encoding aminopeptidase N encodes the protein MRDGQPGTPIRLVDYQVPAYLVGQVHLDVDLFDEHTRVNATLALRRHPDAPAGADCVLDGVGLTLEALSVDGEPLAEEAWRYDGEQLVLRGMPDTFTLATQVIIEPQRNTALEGLYVSRGMFCTQCEAEGFRRITFFPDRPDVLSRFSTTVRADKVRFPVLLSNGNPVARGEEGARHWVTWEDPFPKPCYLFALVAGDLACLEERYRTGSGREITLQIYAEERDLDKLDHAMASLKAAMAWDEQTYGLEYDLGIYMIVAVSHFNMGAMENKGLNIFNTACVLAHPKTTTDAGFQRVEAVVAHEYFHNWSGNRVTCRDWFQLSLKEGFTVFRDQSFSADMNSIAVKRVEDVDMLRTVQFPEDQGPMAHPVRPAEYQKIDNFYTVTIYEKGAELVRMQHGLLGPERFRAGTDLYFSRFDGQAVTTDDFVDCMAEAGGIDLTQFRRWYSQAGTPRLEASDTFADGEYRLTLRQSTPPTPGQPDKLPLMIPVKLALLGADGAALPLDADGNTETVLVLTEAEQTFAFAVPGTQAPVPSLLRGFSAPVELRYDFSPAQLHFLLAHDSDGYCRWDAAQRLYHAAVTRLLADPSAAEAEAAALRPALEQVLARAMDDPAEAALLLTLPGEVAIGDRLDVLEPDRIHAARGALQAELGRQLARQWWQAGQACLTPGPYRPSAADIGKRSLRHRALAYLAAAADERVASHLEALCRDADNMTDQLGALRLLVHYRLPGAAQALADFAARWHDEALVMDQWFAVQATVPGEQTLAQVRALLAHADFDWRVPNRVRGLLGSFANGNPTAFHAASGEGYRLYAEALARLDEVNPQIAARMAGACARLPRLPDARREALAAALRDVLSRSRSANLREMLERILASAG
- a CDS encoding YeaC family protein is translated as MTQEHSPQSFAAMIDGMSMEVWHNMRRAVETGRWPDGRRLTPEQRELSLQAVLAWEIRNNVPEHERTGHVPQPDCDSHDHPEQPVSLRPAKGDDHA
- a CDS encoding NAD(+) kinase, with the translated sequence MFRNIGLVARAGSEQALYSLRQLVHFLQQRGCHIIVEKALLNELGDMGLQGGTRKQLGQSCDLVIVVGGDGSLLGAARTFAGFDVPLLGINRGRLGFLTDILPSELETRVGQVLDGEFTTEYRFLMDMEVRRGGAAIGHGSALNDVVLLSGDSVHMIEFELFIDGLFVYKQRSDGLIISTPTGSTAYALSGGGPIMHPRLDAIVLVPMNPHTLTSRPLVVDGNSDIRIRVTTHKLHPLVSCDGQDGVRVQLDDEIRISKKPQRLKLLHPPGHDFYEACRSKLGWSNRLGDG
- a CDS encoding cyclic nucleotide-binding domain-containing protein, whose amino-acid sequence is MSQGQSIDKRLLQTFVPVNALSSEHLDRLLDLQEVRSYAPGELIFEAGERDTTTIYLLSGEVALTGSDGECQLVGAGGVESWHPLDHFQPRRSQARAVGDVSVVCFDSSRLDALLAWDQSVNYVMLDINANPAYESDREWMLRLLRSKLFYRVPPGNIFEIFRRLKQRKHKAGDVIIRQGDDADCCFIIKEGMCEVSVQVAGAFESTPVAILETGQWFGEEALLSGAPRNATVSMATDGVLMRLDRPDFDQLLREPLVDQIDVNDAVQRVASGARWLDVRTPDEYEQQHLPGALNMPLSVLRLKSRLLDPSRPYIAYCDTGRRSVSAVFLLRNAGIEVQVVEGGLHGNPALLAHAS
- a CDS encoding TetR/AcrR family transcriptional regulator, yielding MAPAFDGFTRVAGMTQAQRINGMDDSPRGKLLSAAARLFRDKGFDRTTVRDIAREVGIQSGSIFHHFPTKEDILFAVMAEVIRFNTERLQRAVDGVEAPVDRLLALVRGELQSIIGDTREAMSVLVYEWRCLSPAKQAQALALRDIYEGLWLDVLRDLRAAGYFHDDEFLMRRLITGMASWTNTWFDQQGSLQLEDLARLIARRVVGEEAVALAGQGARGDR